ATAACTTTCTTTGAGCTTATTTTCACCGTTGCAGACTATAGTTCAAGCAAAAGTTTCCATTTTACCTTAATTTTTAAAGTACAAGGCTATAGTTATTATCAATAACATATAGAAACGCttctcttcaaaaaaaaaaaacatatagaAGTGCTTTccaatttcaaaatggaaactAGGAGAAAAATGCCTCACATAACGTTATTATTGCAATTATTACCCTGCAGAAATTTGGGTAGAAGTTTTCTCAAGTTCATAGTGGATACAATTAGCAATTGCAGCTTAGAGAAGAAAAGATAATTGAAGATTtgtgtatgtgttattatctaATTCTAATCTTAGATCTCAAAAAGTTTCTTAACATACCGCACCAGTAATTAGATCTGTCAATCGAGTTTTGTGAGGTAGATTTTGATAAGTCCGAACTTGGCTCACAAATTAATAGGGTTTCGGATTTCGAGCCCAAATTAGAAGGCTTAAGTTTAGCTCATATTTTACATGAGCATAGGGATCAAATCAAACTCCGCCCAAGCCCATAATTAAATACATAAGCCTTATATATGGGTCAGGCCTTAATCGGATTTAAGCCTAGAAAGGTTTACTTAATTTGAGTCTAATATTCAGGCCAAAGTTTTATCCGACTCAATTAAATATTAGGCTCAACAGGCTTTTTTTGGACCAGAGACAGTCCTATCAATAATaggttaaaaattattaaagttGGATATCATTATATATAAGTTTCCAATGATATTAAACGTATTGACTCTAAACAATTTACAGGACTAACAATAAGATAGTTATGGGTTCACATAAATAATTATACAGACTTAAGATCATCATgcctgccaaaaaaaaaatttggttgaaaatttttttaattagttcCTAAAACCTAATATTTTTCCCCTTTAGAAGGTGGTCAGAATTGGAGATTAAATCTAaattgactctttttttttgtgagagACATAAATTTAGCAatttaaatatgaaatatgTTAAAATTCTTTTGGTAAAATATTAGGAATGTTTTGTGCTATTTTCTCTATGAGAAAAGAAAACACAAATGTTAGTTTAGATTCAATCTAATTAATTATATCCAACTCAAATAACTTCTATCTTATGGCAATTATTACTCATGCCCAATAAGAACACCTGCTTAATTACcaaaaaattgttaatttggttcttaaaataattttcttaattgTATACATGCATCGCACGTGCTTTTTGTCAATATCCTAAATATATTAGTCTTTAgatctaaattttttttgtgaaattttgatCATCAACGTCATAATATAGTacttttatgttatttattttctttagccAGTTACTTTTAAAAAGTTTATTAATGGAAAGGGACAGAAAGCATTCCAATGTAGTTAACATATATCTTaggatcaaaaattgaaatcatgAACCAAACATTTTTTTATAAACAAAGCAATATAGTTAagatagaaaaataaacatacacgtaatttgaattctttgtattctttttattgttatttttgtcaataatgaAGTATAAATGATCCatcataactttttttttttgaacttgtACATTCTAACAATTGAAATTTCATAGATAGAAATAATTGGActttttccattttcctttgcttttgttCATATTTTTTAGCACAACCCAATGCAAAAAAAAGTAACAAGTCTACTTTTTTCATATGAGCGCAATTGTTTTGGTTTCAGTAGTAGTGTTTCTGATGATCATAGAATTGGAATGCGAATTGTGGCTAATTAACAATTTTAATCTCAATTTTTAGTATATTGGAgtgttttgttttttgaattGCTAGCTTTTAATCTATAACTACTACCATTTTTGTCAATTATTAGAATGCAATAAATCTATCTAATTACAATTGTCACTATAAATGAAATTTACTTAAGtttaaagcttttcatttcataaCCGCTAtcattattcactggtatttcgatacaataaatatatgtaatcattagaaaacaagggtattttggacatCACTGAAAACAATAAGGATATTATTCTTCATTTTAAGATTACTcttattatcatttttgttttatcaTTGGAGGTGACTTCTACAAGCGGGGTTGTATGGATTTGGTTTGGTCAATGCAATACAAATGAAGCATTATTATATCACTTTCGATAACAATGTTTGTCTTCCCTTGGACTTTAGTGATCAAAATTGGGATTCTAGTGATTTGGATGTTATCTTTGGTATCATTTGAATTGTATTTCCAACTTTTTGATTCATTTGCTATTCAATTTATGtcattttatgtataattttcagttttttcagtttttcttaTTTTGAGGGGTTGATATTAATGATAGTAATGGTTTGTATGATgctatttcaaattttctttttcaattgaaTATTACTCTTTCAATTATAAATGTGTTAGAACTTTTTGTACATTGAAATTCCATTTGGTGCAACATGAAAAATTCTTCCCCTTCCAAATTTCATCGAGTAATGTGTCTTAAATCATTTCACTGTTTATAACTTATAGAAATGTTTCTTTCTTAATCAATATGATATGATGCAATATAGTGACCTTAACAATCAACCATTATTTTCTTCTAAACCACCCACAATTAAAATTATATGAAACTTTTAATCACAAATTATAAATGGCAtaattgaaataacaaaaactaaATTCACAATAATACTTACACTCCAAAGTACCAAAACTCATGGTACTTTTATACAGAGTATATAGATTTCTCCAAATAAGCTCTTGTCACTGAAAGTAGAGATTAAGGTAAAAAAGAACAGATGAAGTTACCTTTTCCTTTCCATGCGTTTCATTTGTAGTAGATCAAATCTAATGTGAAAGAATTTGTTGCTTTTAATTTTGGGAAACTGTGTTCTAAATCAACCACAGCATTGCTTTTGAACAAAAGTAAAATGTAAGGTCAAAGTATAGAGGCCCCTCATCGACCTAATCCCTGCTCACCCAGTAAACCAACGCCATGGTGCACTTCGTCAATAGTCATTCAGGAAGCCAGAGGACATGCATTTGCTAGGAGTGATTCTATTTCAAGATCTCTCCTTAGAACCTTCCAATCTAACAACTAAAATTACAGCAAACATGGATGAGCATTCATGTTATGTAGTCTTAGTCTATTTTGTGTCAATTTGACCTGCAACTAGATGGCAAAAACATCATGGAACATTGCTGCTGTATAGCATTTTCACTTGGATGGACTTGTTTTTAAACTCATAGTGTTACACTTGATTACAAAAATACAAATCACTAGTTTATAGAGGTCATTCAACAAGGGAGATCCATAAAGCTACAGCCATGCCTGTCATCAATGACAATAATTGGATAGTGGTATTTTTTAAGGTTGAGCTGCTGCTATTCATCTCTGCCAGAACTCCAGCAACAGCAATGTAGATAAATCCACCAGCTGTAAATCCCTGAGGAAGAAGAGATATGGAATAAATGGTTTTCCTAGAAATACTCAAAACCGAAACTAAAATTTTGTGTAAAGTAACCATTCTTACCTCTATCAAAGACGACTGCCCAGGATCTTGATCGAACATCAAAACCTGCAAGGAAACAGAATCGAGATTATATTGGTTAGTTAATTTTCATCACCACGAGTACAAAGCACAAATAGGAGAAGCTTGTTAAAGGACGAAACAGGAATAAAAGCAGACTATATTTATAAATAGTCCTGCTAAGAGTTTACCAATGCAGTTCCGGCTAGCGCCACCAGTGCAGAGAGGAAGTTAAAAAAGAGGGCCTTGGAGACAGAAAAACCAGATCTCACCAATATCCCAAAGTCACCTATCTGTGCAACATGAATATACAGACTGAAAACCTTTAGCAATGATAGAGGACTACTCGTAAGATATCAACAAAAGCCAGAGAGGTACAAAATAAGGGTTGAGATAAGATCAAAGTTGGCAGTTTCAACTGCTTCATATTCCTGTTTAACATGGAACTACAGCGAATGCGGTAGAATATTTTGTCAGCTTTCTTGTGCAATAAGAAATAGTTGATACTTGTTTTATCTAGAGAACAAACATATTCTACTCACGACTAATTCAACTAAAATACAACGTGCAAGATCATATGACTTGGTATAGCACTAGCACTAGAAAGCCAGACAAAgaatgactaaattcattctGGGGGTGGCTGGCTAATATTTGAGGAACGTAGGTAGGAGGGAGACAGGCAGACAATGAGCAGATAACATTATTGTAAAAGCAAGATGGAACTAAGTTGCAACTACGTTGATATCAAAATAGTCCATCCCTATATATAAGGCATAGTACTGATAGTCTGCTCGGGACAagatttaaaagaaataatgtCAAAGAGTAGGTAAACAAGTCTCAGCAaaataatttggaaaaaaaaaaagcaaatgtCAAAACACATTCTTCTTTTCCCCCATGACTTCACCTTCTTCAGCAAAAGATGCACACAACTTTTCTCCTTCTGAAAAAAAGATCCCTACGCAGAATTGGGGGTTATAGGCTTGGTTTTACCCCTACAATCAACATGAGTGATTGTTTTGTTGTAGGAAATGGAACTAAACTCATACCTCATCTAATTGTAAAGTGACAACAACCAGCACATCAGAAGCATGTacacacagagagagagagagagaggtaaGACCTCTTGAGGGAGTTCATGTGCAAGCAGAAAGAGAGTTCTCGACCATCCTCCAACGGATCCATATAGCAGGAAAGCACTACCCAGAGCCATACCATCAGTAAAATTGTGCTGCACAATGACAGACATTATCTTTGAGAATGAAAAAATTTCATGGGCAAATGCTAAATGACAAAAAGCATCTAAAAATCTCCATGCTAGCCTTAAAATCAATATTAAATGAATACAGGCATCAAGAagtaaaaaaagtaaaaatcaTACCACACCATCAGAAATAAGGTTCAGATAACCAAAGACAAGATTTGATGACGATTTAGCTTCTTCTTTGTCTTtcaattttatattatttttggaGCCATTAGCGACAACTAGGTTATTTTCATCTTCAGTAGCCCCTGCATTAGCTTTATCTTCAGCGTTACTTGTACCAATATTTCTCTGCAAGATCAAGCACaataaacaactaaaattaGCCATGTCATAGGTATAAGATAGTTTGGAAATCATCATAACCATTGATGTGCAGGTCATATTGCTATGGAAAAGAAGCAGAAGATGCAAAAGAACAAGTACAGGGTATGACATCCCAATTGTCCCTTTAAGCAAAAAGTATTTACGAAATTGATAGTGAAAATTGTACTAAATTCTCCTTTGCAGCAAGAAAAAAAACTACCAAATTCACAAGATCCTTGTGGAGACAATTTATGTAGTGGTAACGAGTTTAATATGAACAGATGCAATATGGATGATGTTCCTTAGCTTGCTATGTTTTCTTAAGGTAGGCTCTCTGGTGGTTCTTAAGAGGAGAACAAGAAAATGCTTTACAAATATAAAGTCGTGACTGTGATAGCAGAGTTCTTGATTCAAGTGATACAACATATGAATTGTTCCCAATTCAATAAGGATCTGTGAGTCTTAACTAATCACAAAAAATATGATCATGAACTGCTCTACCATCTTTTCTGTTAGTGAAGTAAATCTTAACTTCCTCTAGACACAGTAGAAACTGAACATCATAAGGTTATCATAATACAgttataaaaaataagaaaagacaAACGACCCAGACACAACAGCACCCAACTGAATCTTTGCCAGCTATCACACAAGCAAAAGAGTATCATGAATTTAACCTACCTTCCGGAGAACAGTATGTTCAATTTGCTTTTCCTCTCCAGCAAGATTATTGGAAGAACTTCCATCCAACGCTTTTTCCTCAGATGGCTTTTCAGTCGAAGTTCTATGTTTCTCATCTTCAGAAAACCCCTGAAGATCCTCAGAAGcatcattttcagtttttaacTTCATAGTTTGtttatgatgatgatgatggctATGACCCCACACATTACCAGCTCCAGATGAATCTTCAACATACCTCACAAGCTTCTCAACAAGAAGAAACAATATAATACCAGCTGCAACAACAGAGACATCATTATtgctttgaactagtgttaaattaaGCCCAGATCACCAGTATTAATAGTTTAAGAGGATAATAAGATATTTTAAGCAGTTGAGGAAGTCAACAATACAACTTCACGTGGCCCAATTCCC
Above is a genomic segment from Coffea eugenioides isolate CCC68of chromosome 5, Ceug_1.0, whole genome shotgun sequence containing:
- the LOC113772570 gene encoding IAA-alanine resistance protein 1-like is translated as MESLIELWIQNLLLKVGVFFAVLMIYGLGVTAAHEDFHVHSPHDHDDHHHCGHGHHHHHHNEGDHHHGRHDDVGGEVKGRRKLPEELAEEEDLKLYGFGGGDHHHHHHHHHGIAAGDEELSGLGLWIHAMGCSLLVSLASLICLIILPILFTQGKPSKVAVDSLALFGAGAMLGDAFLHQLPHAFGGEHSHSHDHHLDHAHAHVHSGHEHFQSHAHSLKDLSVGLSILAGIILFLLVEKLVRYVEDSSGAGNVWGHSHHHHHKQTMKLKTENDASEDLQGFSEDEKHRTSTEKPSEEKALDGSSSNNLAGEEKQIEHTVLRKRNIGTSNAEDKANAGATEDENNLVVANGSKNNIKLKDKEEAKSSSNLVFGYLNLISDGVHNFTDGMALGSAFLLYGSVGGWSRTLFLLAHELPQEIGDFGILVRSGFSVSKALFFNFLSALVALAGTALVLMFDQDPGQSSLIEGFTAGGFIYIAVAGVLAEMNSSSSTLKNTTIQLLSLMTGMAVALWISLVE